The following is a genomic window from Pseudopipra pipra isolate bDixPip1 chromosome 2, bDixPip1.hap1, whole genome shotgun sequence.
ttttctatttcttttcttttttcttttttttcctactaggCAAGAGCCTCTAGTCCCCTGAGAGTTTTACTTGTTTCTTGTACTTTTGAACCCTTTAGCATTAATTTCACCACTTCTCTTACAGACGAAGGAGAGTTACAATTGAAGGCATAAAGCTCTCAGGCTATCTGCTACAAAAATTTGTCCCAACTGCTCTACACTGACCTTTTGACATCAAAGGATTGCTTCTAtacttttaaagataaaaacagAGCTATGTTTCTGCTCCAGTCAACAAATCATTGTTTACGTTCTcatcacagaatttttttacCTATAGGAAAATATCAGTACGAGTgtcaaaatgtcttttctttatACGTACAGGCAGTCCTCAGTCTTGAAGTAGTATCTCAAGACCACTGCCATGCAACTTATATGgtttcttcagaaaacaaacaaaaaaaaaaaaccaaaataaaaacaaacccaaaccatatACATCTACTTTTGGTATGTAGAATAAATGCCTTGCATAGCAAAACCTAAAACTAGTTCGATAAGacatttttaacttttgtagaaacaatgaaagagagagaaatcaaGCATGATACTTAGAACATACATGTAAATATTAGCTGGTATGTTACTATTCCCTGCGGAGGAAATTagtgaagagaaaggaaaaatgttgaggaaaaaagaacaaaaaaaaacacctaacttttttttgctctttaaaCAAAATATCAATTGGTTTACAATCAAATGTTGTGACCTtggatgaattttttttaatgatatttttgtCTCATCAGAGAAACCAGGTTGTATCTATTGTTTTTTAATACCAGGTGATATTTGTGAATATTTCACACATACCTAATAATAATTTTCCATGTAACAATATTTGCTGAATTTTAACAATAATGCTATATTGCACAGtttcaaaaacatttgaaaacatGGAAACATATGTTCAGCAATATGTTCAATGGAGTCTTTGATTTCTTCTTTCAGTGGCACATAGGATTATGCTGGGTTAACCCCTGGACTTGATCAtcttaaaggttttttccaacctaaaaaaTTCATGATTCTATGTTACAATTAACATTGTAGTTACAAAAACATCTATATTCCAGTTTCCTTAATTCTTTGTAAAGAtgctataagaaaaaaaaaaatcacaaaaagctCATATCTCAAAATAAAGGGCCCAAACATACTACTCTTGGCTGTACTCCATAGCGCTCTTAGTCACAATTCACTCTTGAaccactgaaataatttatgaagTCAAAATTATTCTATTGACTGAAATATGAGTTAAGAACAGGTCTTTTCATCAATGTGGGTAAGCATAATAGAAACCTGACAAAATCCGTTGTTAAAAGATAACTCTTTGAAGGATCAATCAGTCATTGAAATTGCAGTGGTAGCCACAAAGCTCTATGGATCTCCTCATCTAAGTTTAGGTAGTGACACTGAGCACCAAGTTGTGGAAAGCTCAGACAACTTTAAGAGCAGTTGAGAGTTGTGATACAGTAAATCTTGCATAACTTGCTTCATGTCTTTTATGTTATAAAACAGCAAGTTCTACAGAGATATTATTCTTAATTTATTGGTTAACAAGAATTTGTGTTctggaaatattatttttttcataatatctGTATTCAACTTCAGACTCAAATTGTTTTttctctattatttttattgttctaTATTACACCATTTCATCTTGGAAAGTTCTTTAGATTTCGTATGGGCCTATATATAAAAAATGATGCTTTTGAAATAATGGTGGTATAAATAATACCATCAAGGAGACCGGACCAGAACAGATGTAACATGAAACAGGAGCTcaattctgctttctctttctaTTTCAGCATCCACAGCAGATGCCACAGTGAGTGGCATGTTGCCAGATGTGCTTTGTGTCACTATATTATGCAGTGCTTCTtgacaaaaaattaaataaagcttCATGGAAACATAGAAAAGATCGTGTCCTGAAATTATTACACAGCCAACTCTGGAATTGACTTCATAGAATGGATAAAAGTAAAGGTATAGAACAATGTAACACCAAACCACACTAACTGCAGACTATATTTACATAATGCAAACATTAAAGGAGCTATTTTGCAAGATATCTAGCCCTgtaaaacactgcaaaaattagaaaaaatgcAACTTAGGTAGTTCCAAAGTTTCATCTGATGATAATTTAGTGTCCTTCGATACAACCCTAGAATATGCAACTGTGAAACTTTGGAACATACAGAGCATGAACCTGCAAACTTGCAAATGTTTAGAACTGCTCCAGTATCCCCTTGTTGCAAAATGTTACCTTGTACTAGTTCTAGTGAAAGAGAATAATATTCCTCATTTGCAGTAGATGATATAAAAAGTTAATACCTCTGTTTTCAAATAGGAATTTAGATTGCTGAGAATGAATACAACTTCTGCAAGGAAAGCTGCTTCTTATatgcagcagctgcagactTCTTTTTGCAATCTTGAAATTTCTGAGCAAAAGTTTCTCAAAGTAAAGCATGAAATAGCGTATTTAAAGACAAAGCAGCACTAATATGGCTCATGTGTTTTATTTCCCCTGAAGACACTATCTTCTTAGGTACTACTAGACACCTGGTGATGAAGCTGCTCTGGGACTTGACATTAATATGTTGCCACATCATAAACAGGTGCCTGAAGTATTAAGAATGATCTGTACTTTATCTTAAAATGCTAAATGACTGCCTGGTACAGCAGCTATGGTGATTCCCAGCTTGAGAGCTTCTTTTAGCACAGTCATTcattttcagctgctgtttaGCAAAAGCTGTGGCCACCACTTTCTTTACTCACACCCACCTTATTCCTGATATATTTACAAAATTCTCCAAGTTGCACAACTCATATagcaataaataatatttaggATGATCAACACTTGCATATGTAGATACCTTTCTACACTACTGTTATATCACTTTGAGGAACCTATTTACACCCACTTGTGTAAAGAAACAATTTGCTTTCCTTTATGTATCCATGCTTTTATCTATTGGAAACCTGTATAAAGAAATTGTGACTAATTCAACCAGATGGATGCTACAAAGTAGTGAACAAACACGAGTTGTTAAACTGTGTGACTAGTGCATAACAGAAGTCACTTAAAGAGAGGCAAGATTATATCGCTCATACGTATCTGGAAGCATTTTATTCAACTGCTGGTCATTTTGGGGCAGTCTAAAGCCCATAGTCTCTAAGTAACACTTTACTCCACAGGTATTTGTTGATATAAATTGGGCTATCTGTAGAGTAAAATACTATTAATGAGAAATAAGGGAACTGTAAAGCCCATTGACTAGGTCTTACTAGTAACCgaagtataaaaaaataaattattatgtGCTCCTAATAAGAGTGAGAAAACTTGAATCTCattgagaaagaaattatttatttacttttaaatatttatagaaaCCACTGGATGTACTAAgtaataatataatatttagcatgtatatatatatctccatatatatataagtatgtacatatatatatatataaagttttAATAACAGATTCCTGTTAGAGAATTCTGTCATTAAACAGTTGCCGAGAAAATGAGCGAAGAAATGCAGTTCCATTGTATGAATTACATAATGTGAGATTATTGTGGTTCAGTAATATATCTGTAAAAGCTAAAGGGAATATTTGTTAGAGAGCTCCTATGCAATTGTTTACCTTTCCCTTACCGAAATAACAAAGACAACTGCTTATTTGTATTGACTACCAAACAGAGATTATAAAGCAGCTGTTTggattctgtttctttttttttccattggttACACCTTTGATTCCTAACTGTGCAATCTACATATGCAGACACAGTTTTCCTGGAGTGATTAAGGATACAGCAGACCCAGAGAGAGGGCTGATCCTTTACTATTTCTCCTTAAGCCTGCAGTTTAAATTTTACATGAGGCAGAAGTACAGGACCAGACATAAAATAGTGTCTACATTCTAAATGCAAATTTTATATCAAATTTACTCCAGAGATGTGGTGATGGAGaatacaaaatgtattttagtaATGCAAAACTATAGAGAAGATGATCAATTTTCCTATCTAGCTACTTTAAATCTGAGCCATTTCTAAATAGAAACCAAGAACACTGTTTCATACTGTGCATGTTTTGCCAATATGACTACAAACTATAGTATCAATAAGTATGTTTGAACACATTGTTCACTAGGTAAAACTGAATGCTTTCTAATCCACTGACTGAAACATCTAAACATCTAAAACACTCTGTGTAGATATTGAGGGAAAGCAAAACCAATATTAGATATACCAGTATGTGCTATGAGGAGTTACAGTTAACATTTTCCACAGTTCTTATAATGAAAACTCTTTTAGAGACCACAACACACTTTTTAAGGGAGGAAATTCCTCTTTTAGCTTTATATAGAtctcaggggaaaaataatcatGATTGATATTATACAGTgaacactgtaaaaaaaaggaatcataTTTTCCATAGGGATTTTACACTACAATTGAAACTTTACTATTCAGTAGCATCAATACATTAATTAATTGCTTTATATAGACATTAAATGGTTCTAGGAAATtataattttctgtcttttattaaCTATTACACTTGtcagtagggaaaaaaatgtggagtTCTTTTAGCATTCTGACAACTCCatttaacagtaaaaaaagtTGACATTACTTAAACAAGTGTCATTGAaagttatttgttttttaaagcatgaaTAATAAATCAAATTATCTCTGGTTGTGCCCTAACCTAAACTCTTTTCTAAAGTGTCACTTTTTGTTAAAATCAATTTCAGATTTTAAGTATTGCTCCACTCACCTAATTGATAGCAACACAAATTCGTGATAGGCGTAAAATGGAATTGTTTCTGTGACACAACTCGGTAGTGAGTTGAGGATTAGTTTGTGGTGACCTTGTACaggcagccttttttttttttctttccctccccccccactTATAAATGTTCCATTTACAGGCCATCAGTTACTTGAATTTTGGTTCTTTAACGTGCCAATTACTGATGGTCATTTCTATTCAGTTCAAAGTATTAGATACAGATGGCATCTAGAACACTTGGTGTCAACAGATCACAAGGTATGATAACTCCAAGGTATTATGAATCTTCTTTAGGTACATTGAGTGACTACAGTGTGACTTCTTTCTCACTAGCTGCATACACAAAATGAGTCTGTGTCACTTCTGATACACTCAGCTCGTTCCCCTATGACTCAGAACAGCACATTAGGAGAACCACAGGATAAAAAAGATATgacatttcaaatatatttaatagCCATTATCCAGAGCCTGCTTTCAatccaaatgttaaaaatcACTTTGGAACATACCTGTAGTGTTTGAACATTAAGCTGCATTAATCATGAAGTAATACTTTAAATTAAATCAACTGGAGCCAAATTCTGCCCTCATCTTCACTCTGCAAGTTCACTGCTCTGAAATAAATCTTCTGAACTTGGAGTTTAAAGTACCTGCTAAAAATTAAGTCATTCTTTAATTAGCACCCTATGTCCAATGGTCCAAGTTCTGCAATTCTCACATTCGCAAAAGTCAGTAGAGGACAGTATGGATGTAACTGGCAGCAGAATGCAGCCAGCTATAATTTCTAAATGAACTTTGGTAAAAGACAGAGCACACAAGTCTTTTGCTATAAAGCAATCATCAGTATTGACTCAGGCTACTGGAAATCTGACTAgttgtttttctggtttatgACAGGATGTGAGTTTTGTTAACATTTGGGGGTAGGAGGGAATTACCACATACATCTTCTTTCTATTTGACTATGCAGAATTATCAGCACTGAAGGTTGttttgggggagaggaggaggcaatGAGGCCCCTATGATACcatcaaaaatatatttatggaTATATATTCtgaagaaggaaattaaaaaaaattaaaccataCATCTTGGAAATATAGCTCACATTTGTACATAAGATTGGAGGGCTATGATACACTGTTGCAATAGATGTCCTCAGTGTGTAAAGTTTCTCCCCTGTCCTGTTATTTACCTCAGATAATATGACCACTTCAGAAATGCCCTCCCTATTATCCACAGAAAACCAAAGAGAAGTGAAACCTGTGGAAGTGCCCACCTCTGTCTGACAATCTTCTGGGAAAATACACCAGCGTGCCCCAAATGTACTAAAAGTCTGTCCACACTCTCACATCCATCTCTTTGGCACTGCCGTAACTATGTATGTTTCAGtgggttttgcttttgaatCACATGGAAAACATCGGTGTGACAGTAGAGCCAGACCCACCAGATGTGATCTGGTTCCACTTTCATTAGGTCCACCTCTCTTTAGTGACTTGTGTTGGTCCCTTCAGTGGTGCATTACAGCAGATTTCACTGCAGACAGAAGGGAAAGTTAAACCAGTGTCTAAAGTGAGATCCAGGGTATTCTAAAAGTCTCCTACCTGAATTATGGACATCCGGCTCGGGGGAGCCTCGCTGGCGTTAGTCCCTTGCCCTGTGAAGCTGGTGTGGCAGCCCACATGTCCCTGGGGTACAGTCAGGTTGTTGGAGGCGGGCTTCAGGTACATCACCTCGGacctgggagagctgaggggcAGGCGGGTCTGGTAGTCAAAGTACATGGGTGAGGTGGCCAGGGATGGGCTGCTCACCACATTCATAACATTGAGGGGACCCCGGCTGTCCTCGCCCTCACTGGGCACCAGCATAATGTCATTCTTGCTGATCTTCTTCTTCTTGCCCTTGCCCCCTCCACTGccactgcctcctcctcccccgccactgcctccccctcctcccagcTGAGGGTGGCTATACTCAGCAATGCGACAATTATAGGTGCGGATCTCCTTGTTCTCTCGCTTGCACTTCACAGCAATAGTGATCATGGCAGCCAGCAAGATGATGGAGACAGTGCTCAGCGTCACGATAAGGGGCAGCGACAAGTCCCAGTGTGGTCGCCGGTGCTGCTCACCGTTCACCTGTGGCTCACCAGCCTCGGGCAGGGGCCCTGCCAAGGCCCTGACTATGAGCTTGGCCACTGCAGAGAGGCTGGGCTTGCCATGGTCACTGACTTTTACCACCAGTTCAGCCACAGGGCTGAGCTCCTCCCAGTAGGGATGCAAGGTGCGTATCTCACCACTAGTGGGGTCCATCTCAAAGAAATGCTCCTCATTGCCTTCCACAATCTCATATGTGAGGCGCCCACTCTCCCCAAAGTCACTGTCCAGGGCGCGGACGGTCCCCACAGGGTAGCCCACCCCGGCATTGCGTGGTACCTGCAGCTCGGCAGTGTCATTGATGAGGGCAGGAAGGACAATGAGGGGTGCGTTATCGTTGACATCGAGCACAGTAACACGCACTGTGGCATTGCTTTCGCGGTGGGGTGAACCAGAGTCTTTGGCCAGCACACGGAACTCAAAGTGCTTTGTCTGCTCGTAGTTGAAGCTCCTCAGGGCATAGATAGCACCATTTGTAGGGTTGACAGAGACATAGGTGTAGATAGAGACATCTCCCACATGCCCAGGCAAAATGGAGTAAGACACTGTCCCATTTTGGCCCAGGTCAGGGTCCTGGGCCAAGACTGAGCCCAAATACTCTCCAGGGATGTTGTTCTCAGGCACCTGTAAGACATAAAGGTTCTTGCTGAAGTGGGGTGGGTTGTCATTCTCATCAAGGATACGAACAGAAAATGACTTGGTGGAGTTAAGTGGGGGATTGCCCCCATCACGTGCCACAATGGTCACATTGTATTCATCTTGTGCCTCACGGTCTAGAGGTCGATCAGTGACCACAGTGTAGAAGTTGTCATAGTTCTCCTCCAGGGTGAAAGGAACGGCACCGGGCCCGCCGCCACCGCCTAGCACCCGACACTGGAGCTGCCCGTTCTTTCCTGAGTCACGGTCAGTGACCCGCACCAGGGCAATGACGGTGCCTGGTGGGGCAGCCTCACTCAGTGCTCCCTGGCGAACAGAGACAAAGCCAATGGTGGGAGCATTGTCATTGCGGTCAATGAGGCGGACAGTGACCTTGCAGTGAGCGGGGATGGGATTGGGCCCCAGGTCCCGAGCCTGGACATCAATCTCAATGAGGCCACTCTCCTCATAGTCCAGGTTGCCCTTGACACGGATGAGGCCGCTCTGTGGGTCGATGCTAAACAGGTCACGGACGCGTTCAGGCGCGTAGCCACTGAAGGAGTAGAGCACCTCTCCATTGGTACCCTCATCAGCATCAGTGGCATTGAGGTCGATGACAGCAGTGCCTAGGGGTGCATTCTCCGGCAGCTCTACCACGTAGGAGGCCGCCTCAAAGATGGGGCTGTTGTCATTGGAGTCAATGAGGCGCACATTGATCTGCACCGTGCCTGAACGCGGTGGGTCGCCACCATCCAGTGCTGTCAATACCAGGGTGTGATGACTCTGCTCCTCACGGTCTAATGGCTTCTGGATGACCAGCTCTGGAAACTTTGTGCCATCACCACGGGACTTCACATCAAGGGAAAAGAGGCCATAGTCATCACGGGTGAGCAAGTAGGTGCGCAGACCATTGTCCCCAGCATCTGGGTCGTGGGCGCTGGTGAGGGGGAAGCGGGTGCCTGGTGCAGCATTTTCTGAGATGTCCATATCCACTTGGTCAGAGGGAAAGGATGGTGCGTTGTCATTCAGGTCCTGAATCTCCACTTTGATCATGCAGATCTCCTGGTCATTGGCAAACACCTCGAGGGACAACTGGCACTTGGCGCTGCGCCTGCACAGCGCCTCACGGTCGATGCGTTGCTTGGTGTAGAGCAGCCCGCTCTCCCCGTCCACGTCCAGGAGGTGCGGGGCTGAGTTCTCCAGCACCCGGAAGGTGGACTTGGGGCCGCGGCCGCCACCGGGAGCGCCACGCTCCGCAGGCAGCATCCCGCCTCCCCCCGTGCCTGCCGCCAGCCGCGCATCGCGTCCGATGTTCCCGATGACCGTGCCCgctccctgctcctctggcaCCGAGTAATTCAGGTTCTTTAGcgacagggcaggagcccagaaaaagaagaagcaaCAAATGGAAAGGTACATCCCCGAGCAGGGGGTGGAGGTGGCCGGGGCTGCAGCGACGACCAGGGTTGTCCCCGTGTTCTTTGCCTCCTGCGCTGGGGTTGTTGTTCCTCCTCCGAcggctctttttttttttcttcttttttctttttttttccccttctctctccccaccCCTATATTTCAAGTTCCTGAACCT
Proteins encoded in this region:
- the PCDH17 gene encoding protocadherin-17 isoform X1 codes for the protein MYLSICCFFFFWAPALSLKNLNYSVPEEQGAGTVIGNIGRDARLAAGTGGGGMLPAERGAPGGGRGPKSTFRVLENSAPHLLDVDGESGLLYTKQRIDREALCRRSAKCQLSLEVFANDQEICMIKVEIQDLNDNAPSFPSDQVDMDISENAAPGTRFPLTSAHDPDAGDNGLRTYLLTRDDYGLFSLDVKSRGDGTKFPELVIQKPLDREEQSHHTLVLTALDGGDPPRSGTVQINVRLIDSNDNSPIFEAASYVVELPENAPLGTAVIDLNATDADEGTNGEVLYSFSGYAPERVRDLFSIDPQSGLIRVKGNLDYEESGLIEIDVQARDLGPNPIPAHCKVTVRLIDRNDNAPTIGFVSVRQGALSEAAPPGTVIALVRVTDRDSGKNGQLQCRVLGGGGGPGAVPFTLEENYDNFYTVVTDRPLDREAQDEYNVTIVARDGGNPPLNSTKSFSVRILDENDNPPHFSKNLYVLQVPENNIPGEYLGSVLAQDPDLGQNGTVSYSILPGHVGDVSIYTYVSVNPTNGAIYALRSFNYEQTKHFEFRVLAKDSGSPHRESNATVRVTVLDVNDNAPLIVLPALINDTAELQVPRNAGVGYPVGTVRALDSDFGESGRLTYEIVEGNEEHFFEMDPTSGEIRTLHPYWEELSPVAELVVKVSDHGKPSLSAVAKLIVRALAGPLPEAGEPQVNGEQHRRPHWDLSLPLIVTLSTVSIILLAAMITIAVKCKRENKEIRTYNCRIAEYSHPQLGGGGGSGGGGGGSGSGGGKGKKKKISKNDIMLVPSEGEDSRGPLNVMNVVSSPSLATSPMYFDYQTRLPLSSPRSEVMYLKPASNNLTVPQGHVGCHTSFTGQGTNASEAPPSRMSIIQTDNFPAEPNYMGSRQQFVQSSSTFKDPERASLRDSGHGDSDQADSDQDTNKGSCCDMSVREALKMKTTSTKSQPLEQAFPTLLSFAILTLHTITSRLQSVDLLLSEQQGRGQRPIVGICGPARCEDGKFSEQEECVNCTDECRVLGHSDRCWMPQFPAASQAENADYRTNLFVPTVEANVETETYETVNPTGKKTFCTFGKDKREHTILIANVKPYLKAKRALSPLLQEVPSASSSPTKTCIEPCTSTKGPLDGCEVKSGALAEPSSQYLSTDSQYLSPSKQSKDTSFIASDQMARAFADVHSRVSRDSSEMDSVLEQLDRSARDLGRESVDAEEVVREIDKLLQDCRGSDPVAIRK
- the PCDH17 gene encoding protocadherin-17 isoform X3, encoding MYLSICCFFFFWAPALSLKNLNYSVPEEQGAGTVIGNIGRDARLAAGTGGGGMLPAERGAPGGGRGPKSTFRVLENSAPHLLDVDGESGLLYTKQRIDREALCRRSAKCQLSLEVFANDQEICMIKVEIQDLNDNAPSFPSDQVDMDISENAAPGTRFPLTSAHDPDAGDNGLRTYLLTRDDYGLFSLDVKSRGDGTKFPELVIQKPLDREEQSHHTLVLTALDGGDPPRSGTVQINVRLIDSNDNSPIFEAASYVVELPENAPLGTAVIDLNATDADEGTNGEVLYSFSGYAPERVRDLFSIDPQSGLIRVKGNLDYEESGLIEIDVQARDLGPNPIPAHCKVTVRLIDRNDNAPTIGFVSVRQGALSEAAPPGTVIALVRVTDRDSGKNGQLQCRVLGGGGGPGAVPFTLEENYDNFYTVVTDRPLDREAQDEYNVTIVARDGGNPPLNSTKSFSVRILDENDNPPHFSKNLYVLQVPENNIPGEYLGSVLAQDPDLGQNGTVSYSILPGHVGDVSIYTYVSVNPTNGAIYALRSFNYEQTKHFEFRVLAKDSGSPHRESNATVRVTVLDVNDNAPLIVLPALINDTAELQVPRNAGVGYPVGTVRALDSDFGESGRLTYEIVEGNEEHFFEMDPTSGEIRTLHPYWEELSPVAELVVKVSDHGKPSLSAVAKLIVRALAGPLPEAGEPQVNGEQHRRPHWDLSLPLIVTLSTVSIILLAAMITIAVKCKRENKEIRTYNCRIAEYSHPQLGGGGGSGGGGGGSGSGGGKGKKKKISKNDIMLVPSEGEDSRGPLNVMNVVSSPSLATSPMYFDYQTRLPLSSPRSEVMYLKPASNNLTVPQGHVGCHTSFTGQGTNASEAPPSRMSIIQTDNFPAEPNYMGSRQQFVQSSSTFKDPERASLRDSGHGDSDQADSDQDTNKGSCCDMSVREALKMKTTSTKSQPLEQEQQGRGQRPIVGICGPARCEDGKFSEQEECVNCTDECRVLGHSDRCWMPQFPAASQAENADYRTNLFVPTVEANVETETYETVNPTGKKTFCTFGKDKREHTILIANVKPYLKAKRALSPLLQEVPSASSSPTKTCIEPCTSTKGPLDGCEVKSGALAEPSSQYLSTDSQYLSPSKQSKDTSFIASDQMARAFADVHSRVSRDSSEMDSVLEQLDRSARDLGRESVDAEEVVREIDKLLQDCRGSDPVAIRK
- the PCDH17 gene encoding protocadherin-17 isoform X2, with translation MYLSICCFFFFWAPALSLKNLNYSVPEEQGAGTVIGNIGRDARLAAGTGGGGMLPAERGAPGGGRGPKSTFRVLENSAPHLLDVDGESGLLYTKQRIDREALCRRSAKCQLSLEVFANDQEICMIKVEIQDLNDNAPSFPSDQVDMDISENAAPGTRFPLTSAHDPDAGDNGLRTYLLTRDDYGLFSLDVKSRGDGTKFPELVIQKPLDREEQSHHTLVLTALDGGDPPRSGTVQINVRLIDSNDNSPIFEAASYVVELPENAPLGTAVIDLNATDADEGTNGEVLYSFSGYAPERVRDLFSIDPQSGLIRVKGNLDYEESGLIEIDVQARDLGPNPIPAHCKVTVRLIDRNDNAPTIGFVSVRQGALSEAAPPGTVIALVRVTDRDSGKNGQLQCRVLGGGGGPGAVPFTLEENYDNFYTVVTDRPLDREAQDEYNVTIVARDGGNPPLNSTKSFSVRILDENDNPPHFSKNLYVLQVPENNIPGEYLGSVLAQDPDLGQNGTVSYSILPGHVGDVSIYTYVSVNPTNGAIYALRSFNYEQTKHFEFRVLAKDSGSPHRESNATVRVTVLDVNDNAPLIVLPALINDTAELQVPRNAGVGYPVGTVRALDSDFGESGRLTYEIVEGNEEHFFEMDPTSGEIRTLHPYWEELSPVAELVVKVSDHGKPSLSAVAKLIVRALAGPLPEAGEPQVNGEQHRRPHWDLSLPLIVTLSTVSIILLAAMITIAVKCKRENKEIRTYNCRIAEYSHPQLGGGGGSGGGGGGSGSGGGKGKKKKISKNDIMLVPSEGEDSRGPLNVMNVVSSPSLATSPMYFDYQTRLPLSSPRSEVMYLKPASNNLTVPQGHVGCHTSFTGQGTNASEAPPSRMSIIQTDNFPAEPNYMGSRQQFVQSSTFKDPERASLRDSGHGDSDQADSDQDTNKGSCCDMSVREALKMKTTSTKSQPLEQAFPTLLSFAILTLHTITSRLQSVDLLLSEQQGRGQRPIVGICGPARCEDGKFSEQEECVNCTDECRVLGHSDRCWMPQFPAASQAENADYRTNLFVPTVEANVETETYETVNPTGKKTFCTFGKDKREHTILIANVKPYLKAKRALSPLLQEVPSASSSPTKTCIEPCTSTKGPLDGCEVKSGALAEPSSQYLSTDSQYLSPSKQSKDTSFIASDQMARAFADVHSRVSRDSSEMDSVLEQLDRSARDLGRESVDAEEVVREIDKLLQDCRGSDPVAIRK
- the PCDH17 gene encoding protocadherin-17 isoform X4; amino-acid sequence: MYLSICCFFFFWAPALSLKNLNYSVPEEQGAGTVIGNIGRDARLAAGTGGGGMLPAERGAPGGGRGPKSTFRVLENSAPHLLDVDGESGLLYTKQRIDREALCRRSAKCQLSLEVFANDQEICMIKVEIQDLNDNAPSFPSDQVDMDISENAAPGTRFPLTSAHDPDAGDNGLRTYLLTRDDYGLFSLDVKSRGDGTKFPELVIQKPLDREEQSHHTLVLTALDGGDPPRSGTVQINVRLIDSNDNSPIFEAASYVVELPENAPLGTAVIDLNATDADEGTNGEVLYSFSGYAPERVRDLFSIDPQSGLIRVKGNLDYEESGLIEIDVQARDLGPNPIPAHCKVTVRLIDRNDNAPTIGFVSVRQGALSEAAPPGTVIALVRVTDRDSGKNGQLQCRVLGGGGGPGAVPFTLEENYDNFYTVVTDRPLDREAQDEYNVTIVARDGGNPPLNSTKSFSVRILDENDNPPHFSKNLYVLQVPENNIPGEYLGSVLAQDPDLGQNGTVSYSILPGHVGDVSIYTYVSVNPTNGAIYALRSFNYEQTKHFEFRVLAKDSGSPHRESNATVRVTVLDVNDNAPLIVLPALINDTAELQVPRNAGVGYPVGTVRALDSDFGESGRLTYEIVEGNEEHFFEMDPTSGEIRTLHPYWEELSPVAELVVKVSDHGKPSLSAVAKLIVRALAGPLPEAGEPQVNGEQHRRPHWDLSLPLIVTLSTVSIILLAAMITIAVKCKRENKEIRTYNCRIAEYSHPQLGGGGGSGGGGGGSGSGGGKGKKKKISKNDIMLVPSEGEDSRGPLNVMNVVSSPSLATSPMYFDYQTRLPLSSPRSEVMYLKPASNNLTVPQGHVGCHTSFTGQGTNASEAPPSRMSIIQTDNFPAEPNYMGSRQQFVQSSSTFKDPERASLRDSGHGDSDQADSDQDTNKGSCCDMSVREALKMKTTSTKSQPLEQEQEECVNCTDECRVLGHSDRCWMPQFPAASQAENADYRTNLFVPTVEANVETETYETVNPTGKKTFCTFGKDKREHTILIANVKPYLKAKRALSPLLQEVPSASSSPTKTCIEPCTSTKGPLDGCEVKSGALAEPSSQYLSTDSQYLSPSKQSKDTSFIASDQMARAFADVHSRVSRDSSEMDSVLEQLDRSARDLGRESVDAEEVVREIDKLLQDCRGSDPVAIRK
- the PCDH17 gene encoding protocadherin-17 isoform X5, with amino-acid sequence MYLSICCFFFFWAPALSLKNLNYSVPEEQGAGTVIGNIGRDARLAAGTGGGGMLPAERGAPGGGRGPKSTFRVLENSAPHLLDVDGESGLLYTKQRIDREALCRRSAKCQLSLEVFANDQEICMIKVEIQDLNDNAPSFPSDQVDMDISENAAPGTRFPLTSAHDPDAGDNGLRTYLLTRDDYGLFSLDVKSRGDGTKFPELVIQKPLDREEQSHHTLVLTALDGGDPPRSGTVQINVRLIDSNDNSPIFEAASYVVELPENAPLGTAVIDLNATDADEGTNGEVLYSFSGYAPERVRDLFSIDPQSGLIRVKGNLDYEESGLIEIDVQARDLGPNPIPAHCKVTVRLIDRNDNAPTIGFVSVRQGALSEAAPPGTVIALVRVTDRDSGKNGQLQCRVLGGGGGPGAVPFTLEENYDNFYTVVTDRPLDREAQDEYNVTIVARDGGNPPLNSTKSFSVRILDENDNPPHFSKNLYVLQVPENNIPGEYLGSVLAQDPDLGQNGTVSYSILPGHVGDVSIYTYVSVNPTNGAIYALRSFNYEQTKHFEFRVLAKDSGSPHRESNATVRVTVLDVNDNAPLIVLPALINDTAELQVPRNAGVGYPVGTVRALDSDFGESGRLTYEIVEGNEEHFFEMDPTSGEIRTLHPYWEELSPVAELVVKVSDHGKPSLSAVAKLIVRALAGPLPEAGEPQVNGEQHRRPHWDLSLPLIVTLSTVSIILLAAMITIAVKCKRENKEIRTYNCRIAEYSHPQLGGGGGSGGGGGGSGSGGGKGKKKKISKNDIMLVPSEGEDSRGPLNVMNVVSSPSLATSPMYFDYQTRLPLSSPRSEVMYLKPASNNLTVPQGHVGCHTSFTGQGTNASEAPPSRMSIIQTDNFPAEPNYMGSRQQFVQSSSTFKDPERASLRDSGHGDSDQADSDQDTNKGSCCDMSVREALKMKTTSTKSQPLEQGLICLQNSKAEAKDPLLGSVDQPAVRMENFQSKKNVLTAQMNAECLVILTGVGCHNFLQPVRLRMQIIAQISLYPQLKLMLRLRHTKL